From Gossypium raimondii isolate GPD5lz chromosome 11, ASM2569854v1, whole genome shotgun sequence:
taaaataagactaaccaacttgattaaattaaaatttttacttaatttaaccGAATGCTGACGGCTAATAAATTTCTTTacgtatataaataaattaaacaaattaataattaacaacAATCAATTTAACTTCTAAGAAGAAGAATAACCTATTTGAAtcttaaaatattgtaaaatttgcTTGTTTAACAAGGGaatgtaaatgtaaaattaattgtaTTCACTAACTATTTTCGTAttcaattattttgatttgatgtcGGAacgtttagaaaaaaaaaaattaagccatttaaatgtattttatttaagaacaaataaaaaatagttttaaaataaatttgacttCGACCAAACATTTTGTAGACGTGGCAGATTCTTATTCGCTATTTCTAAATCTCAAATGAAAACCACGCAACAGCCAATCCAAATTGCGAGCCCTTTATGTACAAACTCAACCGCCCCTCGGAACGCTATTTTCTTGGTTCTTTAAAAGCTTACCCCCGAAAATAATATCTCCCAAAAAATCTTACATCGTATAAAAAAGGAGTCTGAACCCGGTTCCGTGATTTTACCCGGATCCGACTGTAATGGCGTTACCTGGCCTGGGACCGCTTTCCACGGCGGAAACGGCGGCGTCCACGGTTTCATCTTCCGAGGATCCGAATAAGAAAATCCGAAAGCCCTACACTATAAGCAAGTCTAGAGAGAGCTGGACTGAACCTGAACACGACAAGTTCCTCGAAGCTCTTCAACTGTAACAAgcgttttttttttatctctataTTCTACGAATTTGCTTTGCTTCCATTTctaattagggtttttaatgacttttttaggaattatgtcttttatttttttggcaaCTCAGTTTCAAGGTTTTTGAATTGAGTTTGATGTTTAAGATCGTAATTCATATTTCACTAGTAACTAACTGAAACTTCTAGATTGcttatgttaaatttgtgtatttCCTTCTTATATTCAGTTAGCTGTAGACTTCATATCTAAACACTGTttgtatatttgaatatattgaGAGATTTTAAATAGCGGCGACGACTCGATGTTACGGTCTCTCtctatatgtatgtatgtctGTATGGATGGATGTATGTGCGTGTGTGCGAGAGAGAGAAGACTCTGAACACTGTTCATATATTTGAAGACATTGAAAGATTTTAAACAGCGGCAACGACTTGATGTTACGGTCTctatatgtatgtgtgtgtgtatgtatatgAGAAGACCCTGAACACTGTTTGTATATTTGAAGACATTGAAAGATTTTAAATAGCGGCAACTCAATGTTATGTTCTTCCTCTATATGTGTGTGCGTGTGTGATTATGTTTGCCAAAATGGTTTTCCTGGTCTCACTGTTTTTTGTTGTTTACATTTCTTTGGTTCTATTCAGATTTGACCGTGACtggaaaaagattgaagcatATGTCGGGTCTAAGACTGTTATTCAGGTAAAACTAAAATGTACCTATATTTTTTCCTTAGCAAATTCTGGCTCTGTATTTTGAAAGGAAAGAGCCTAGAAATCATGATGACGTAAAAGCCTCTGTTCTGTCTATATTTGAGCTTGCTTTTAATGATTCGAATTGAAGTGTGCCTTCTGTTTTTTTCGTAGATTCGTAGCCATGCCCAGAAATACTTTTTAAAGGTTCAAAAGAGTGGAACAAGTGAACATTTACCTCCGCCTCGACCTAAAAGAAAAGCCGCTCATCCATATCCTCAGAAAGCCTCCAAAAATGGTGAGGATATTTGATCTCAAGTATGATTGTAAAATCACGGAACAGACTTGAGTTAATAACCTTGTCACTCTGTTTCACATTTAGCAGTTCTTGGGCAACCACAAGTATCTGAGCCTTTGCAGTCACCTGCTGCTTTACTCGACACTGGATATGTTCTTAGATCCGATCCCTCGTTGATGCTCGCGGACCCTGTTACTAGAGCTGCTGCTTCTCCCCAAACAAACAACGCACAAACCATCAGTTTTGCACAAGATAAAAAAGGTTTCTAACATTGAAATCATCTATGATATATAGCTTTATTCCCTTAAAAGTTTtaagattttgaatatttgttgtatattatttttgtaggtCCTGGGATGGCCAATAACTCATGTAGTAGCACTGAAAGTACCCGAAAGGGGACAGAAGTTGGGGATACAACTGATCAGGGAAATCATGGTCATGCATTGAGAGGTTTTATCTTAAATCTGCTCGAAATTTATAATCTTTTCTGCTAGCTAATATCCTCACTTCCTTTAAACCAGTTTCTTGCTTGGTGCAGTATTGCCCGATTTTGCTCAAGTATACAGTTTTATTGGCAGTGTCTTCGATCCAAACACTAAGGGTCATATGCAGAAACTTAAGAAGATGGATCCGATAGATGTTGAAACAGTACGCACATTTTACAATGACAATTTATAGGAACTTGTTTATCTTGCCTTGTACGTgattacttatatattttttcttctcctaTTTAGGTTTTGTTGCTGATGAGAAACCTCTCCATCAATCTGACAAGTCCCGATTTTGAGGATCATGTGAGTTTCTGTTAGCTCTTTCTAATGTTTACTTCTTCCTTCCCGGTATATGTGATGCGATTCAACTGCTATTGCTAAAAGTAGATTTTTGTTGGTGGATGAATGCTGAGAAAATTTATGTTCGCAGATTTTGTTCGAATTGCAACATAAATCGGATCTAATCATCcatgtatttattttgtatatttataagATATTGTTTTGTGATGCAGAGAAGGTTGCTTTCTTCCTACGAGATTGACACCGAGACAAATAATATTAACAGTGGTGCCTGTAAAGCTGTTGATAACAGCCAATCTAAACGAATCACTTAATATTGTAGGTAATGAGATTCTTTTCTAATTCCAGCTTGCGCATAGTCTCTTTTATTCTTGTATAATTTGTACGTACTCTATTTCATTCCAGGAAAAAAGGGCTAACATCAAATGAGTTCGGAACCACGATATTCCATCAGTATATATACACTGCTGGTCAGAACGAAAGTAGTAAAGTTGAAAAGAGTGTACAGTGCTACCCTTATCTTTGTTTTGAAGTTGGTATCTATCTTGTACATGCTAGGTTCTTGGCTTCTTGCCTTGTGTATTCAAGTTTTGgttgcatatttttattgtgATATTATGcctattttcttatataaacaCAGTATTCTCTATGCTGCTACTATGGAGGTAAATACAAATTTCAGTGTCGGTTTTTTTCCTATGTTGCTCCCGACATTTTTTGTCGGAGAACTTTGTGTTAGATGCGTATACGTACGGAGGACAAGATATttcaaatggttaaatatgccAAAGTCCTTGTGCTtttgtaaatttagaatttagtccctatgttttttttaggaatttaattattttactttttagatttcaaaattgagttctaactcttaacactattaaaaattattatttttaatttaaatttattataaagtcattttagttacatgactcacaagtattcttttaattttaaaatatcacaataacaaatttaacaacaaaaattaataatattaacagtttaatttgaatttgaaaatttttgaaaatttttaaatttaaaaataaattttaaatctaataaagtataaaaacttGTGACATTTTAACCAACACATCATAAGCTTAGCTTAGAATAGTTACGACATTTGACACTCACACATATATTAGCCTAAATTCGATTATTTACGAGTAAATGTAGGGGTTTTTTCGCAAGTTTTTAGTAATATAACTTCCTTTTCATCCTTGTTTACAAAAGCCAAATATCAAATGCTATATCCGTTTTTATCGATCTGTATTTAAACCTACCTAGCGGTTTTTGAGAAGATTGAACAAAAGATGAATCTGGCTAAACAATTGCAAAGTTGAGCAAAAAGCTGAAAATTTGTAGCTGAATACCTCTGCCAAAGGCCtgttttcaatttgttttccaAACTGATTCCACAGTTGGCCAGCCGAAGTACGAAGATCCATCGGCTTCGCTCTCGATTACAATCTCGGAAGGCCTGTAAAAGTTTACCCTGATTAGTATTTCCATTGATAAACTCATCAATTAGTCAAAGTGCGGTTAGAGACTATACAAAATCTGCAACTCATTAGAAAAGTTATGAAGCTGAAGCCTTACCTGGAACTGGCATTTTGAAGAGAGTTATAAAATTGTCGATTAAAATTCAGGGACGAATTAAAAGTTGCGTCTTGGTCGTGTTCATAACAAGCCATTTGATCTGAAGTGTGTTGAGGAAATGCAGCTATTGGCAGCCCATACATTTGTTGGCAAGGGAGATGATAGCCCATACAATGATCAAATCCTGTTGCAGCAGCTCGAAAATATTGGGAGGGTGTGTGATGCACATTTGTATGGAAGTGCTGAAGAGCTTGTAGATTGTAGGCATAGCTTTTTAAATCTCTAGGCTTGATTATGGAACTCCTTCGGCTTGTTTCGTACTCGGAACAACTTACTCGTTCCTTCGTTGATTTCAGCTGAGAATGGCGGAGTTGTGGGTTAGATTGTTGCATGTACGGATTGTTAAAATAAGTTTCCGAGCTTGTAAGATCATGAGAACGGTGAACGAAAGCAGAACTTTCGAAACCGGTTAGATCGAATCTGTTCTCATCGGCTGCCACAAACAAGGACTCTTGTGGAAGTATGTAGTCATCTACGGTTATCAAGCTATCTTCATCTGGCAAACAAATCTCAAGCTCATCATAACTGCACAGAGAACTGTTCTTTGATTCTAGCGCATCTTGAAGATCACTGCTTCTTTTACTTGCACTAGTTTGCACAAGAAAGCTCGAGAATTCGATGCTTTCGACATTTCCAATTGGCCGAGACTTCACTGAATCATCCCATTTGAACCTGCTTGTCAAGTCTTTTTTGGTGCTTGTTGATCTAGAGATAGGTCCATGAAGATTCTTCTTAAATTTGTTTAGCTGGTAGTTGTCAATTTCAGTTTCAGAAACATAGGATTTATCCAAGGACCATGTATTATTTAGCTTTGAGGATTCTACCAGGTCTGTCAAGCCTGCTTCTTTCCGTAACAATGAAAGTATGTTCTGAGATTCTTCATCGTAACAGGAACAATTTGATCTCTGAGTTGAACAATGTCCATTGATCTCTGACAGAATTGGTTCTTCCAAGCTTTCACAAGAAATAACTCCTGGATTACAAGGTCCGTACAATTCCGTAGAGGTTCGCTTTGTGACAGGAATGGGAACAGATTTCATTAGATTGTGACCAGATCCATTTGCTCCAAAAGAAGATTTTGTTGAGTCATGCTCAATGGCCTTTTGATCAACAGCAGTCATTTTCTCTAGAGAATTTCCAccacccccccccccaaaaaaaagcCAATTGATTAAGGAAGCAAGGATATGAAACATAATTTATGGTTAAAGTACCTAGGAGGTCCTTGTATTATAGGGATTGGATCAAATTAGTccattattattaaatggatcaatttagttcttatactattaaaaaaaatctaaattgtaATACAACATTTACTATGAAAAATtatcttgaaaattaatttttttcaattgcagttcaatttcaaacaaaaatttcatttacagaatcataaaagctttaaaaatattgtctttgttaaatagtaaatactaaatCTATTCAAGTTTGGCCTTATCTGATTCTTTTCAATAgtatagtgactaaattgatccattcAATAGTAGAGGAAATAATTTGATCAAGTCCCTATAATATAGGGACCTCTAAGGGACATTCACCCATAATCTAAAATCCCACTTTTAAGAAAGTTTTGAAGAGCTGAAGGaacatgaataatatttttgttgtgtttctttctttttttagtaTACCTCCTTCAGCAAGCAGATGAGTTAAGTCAGAGGAACAGACCAAAGGGTTCTCAGATTGACCTTCTTTAACATCACGAGACTggtcaaacaataaaaaaatgttatcaGAGGTTATACCTAATCAACAATCATTAACCACAGATAGgaatttcttaaaaatagaaatttgaaataCCTCAGATCCCTTGGACTCAAAATCACCTTCAGAATCCTCCAATGCTATAGcaatatatggtttcaaattctCTGTATGATCATCACAGATGAACTTTTGCTTTTCTTGAGTAACCATTTCTTGTTCCTTCCTCATCAATTCAAATGAATCTAAGCATACAAGGTTGTTCAACGAACACAGGGAAAGTTACATATCTTTAAGCTTTACCTGGTTGAAACCTTGAAATTCATAAGCAATAACAACATAAACCACCAGAAAACTGGATTCTACCTCTTCTTATTTTTTCCTCCTCTGCTCTGTCTTGACTCAGATTATCAGGGGAACCAAAGGTTTCATCATTGTAATGGTCCTTACTTTCTCTTTCTGAATAATATTTTGCCTGAAATAAGCACAAAATGTGATATGAAACTAAATATAATGTTTGCTGATAGAATACAAGTACCACAGACAGAGATTAAAGACACAAAGAGAATCAATTGAAAATCCTTGATACTAGCACTAGATGAATCAGATAGTATTATCTGCATGTACCTTGCATAGATGTGGAGGCCGATAAGGTTCAATACTCCTGTTGAGTAGGTGGAAGCCACTGCCTTGAACTACTGGAATAATAGTCTCTGCTATATCTCTATGAACTCTTGCACCACTTCCCAAAATTCCTTGCTCAGGATTTCGCCTTGAACAATGAGATAGACTGCTTTGAAATCTGCTAGCATCTATACAGTAACACATATGGTTCAACAAGCAAGAAATTGAAGAGCAGCTTCAACTATATGAGTACCTCAAACTCTGGTTTTTAAAAGGAACTGAAGACAAATTTTCAtcactaattttaaaaaattgtaattagatagcttttttactcaattaaacaaaattaaatgatcGTTATGATGTCTCTGTCATGCTCAATTGAAATCACATACTGTAATGTATGTCGAAGTCTATATAAGAACAATGATAAACAGGCACAGTAATAATGGGGTTGAAACAACATAAAACAGCTCATATCATAATGACTCAACCCACTACTGCCATCtctaacttgatttttaaaatggCTCACACAATCAATCAATACCATTTTTACCATAGGACTAGGAATTGCTAATCATCTTTAAATTGAAGTACGAGTGGGGGAAAACAAGGAGAAACTTCTAACCTGAATCATGATACGAGTGCAACACACTAGTTGATTGATCATTAAGTTCTCTgttaaaaaacacaaaaacacaaaaattatctTGAGAACATTGATGCAACAAAATgcaaaagataaaatgtgataTATTACCTTAGTGTTGAACTGTCAAATCCAGTAGGTAACTTTTTACATGTATCAAGTTTagcaaaggaaaagagaaattcTCTAGAATATGAACGTTTTGATTTTCTGcgccaaaaagaaaaagtgaaaaagaaataaattataagtacCGAGTATCCATGCTTTACTTGTTTGCTGAATAGTAATAAAATCGTTGGTTTTTTGCACTACTACGGTCCGCTGTTTGCACCATTGGAATTTAAAAACGAAATCCTCTTGAAACTTTTCCATCAAGTAAAATAGGGAAATAGTTGCATGGAGTTCATAAACATATCACTCATTCACtccatttctttttctccttaCGTTTTTCTCGCAACCAAACAACGTTCTTCACCGTATTGCTACTAACATTTTCTAAACGTATATAACGAAAAAAAGTCAGACAAATCATTACTGCTTATAGACTTTACGGTCCTCTGTTTGCACCATTGGAATTTAAAAACGAAATCCTCTAAAACCTTGCCATCAAGTAAAACAGGGAAGTAGTTGCATGGAGTTCATAAACATCACTCATtcactcattttctttttctccttacGTTTTTCTCGGCAACCAAACAACGTTCTTAACCGTATTGCTACTAACATTTTCAAATCGTATATAACtaaaaaaagtgcaaaaaaaaagagtcagACAAATCATTACTGTATATAGACATTAAACAAGAGCTGAGAGATCGAGATTAAAAATTACTTGTGAAAATCACGAGTTGTATCCTCCGATTTTGATCGTAGCACTAAACATTGATCTTCATTTTCCGATCTCATCTTCAtctctaaaagaaaaaaagtgtaCGGTTCAATAATcctatgtcaaaattttgaaataatatacCAAAAGAACGCAGTTATAGTGTTATACACACTTACAAGTTTGTATAATTTCTAATCCTATACgatgaaaacaaaaacagatACGAAAATTTGAGTCAAGAGAGGACaaactgcatttttgcatgAGAATTTTTGTTTCCTGGAGAAAGTTGGCGAGAAAATTATGTTCGTACGTGGAATGTGTGCTGTTTGGAAGCAAAGAAAACATGAAGAAATTGATAAcaaatttggaaataaaaaaaaattggtgttttttttaaaaatttatatatagcTAGTGCCTAGAAGAGAGTATAGAGTACAGGGCGAGTGAGAACTTGCGTGCAAGGACCTTTTTGTTTTATGCGTCACATGATTATGGAGACTAACAGTATCAGTACGAGGCCGAAATTGGCAGGCAGGCAGCCCATTTGGAGGGAGGTACGGTACTAAAAATTAGGGAAAATTATACcaatgtcactaaactattagtaagtttacattttggccACTCAACTTCGAAAAGTGACAAAATGGTCATTGATCTATTCGAAAGTtgtcatttaagtcattgggctgTTAAAATCATTGATATATGGCATTTTTTATTCACACTGCCTGCATCAATTGAAAGCTCTCCTTCCCCGTCTCTTTTATggttaagtttttttcttttatgaaataattttgaatgtcatgaatttaataatcaaaattcaaacaacctTCTTTTTTGATTTTCGACATTGATCGTCAAATTGACttagatctaaggtatgttcttctactcgttgatgggtattgatttatgatattgaTCATCGAATCGTCGCTTAGATCTCATTAGCcagacttaaaaaaataactttcaaatagttcagtgaccattttgtaactttttgaagttgagtgataAAAATGTAAAGTTACCAATAGTTTAATTACCTTaggtatagtttaccctaaaaattttataagggTTAATGTAATATTTGAGTAAAAGTAGCATAAAAGCTATTGTACTAGgagtcagattacattttactcTCTCTACTGGAATAATgtgcaaattagtcattgtattttagataaaagagcaaattggttctcttgttaaaattttatccatttttattgttaaaaactgcTCCATGTACATCAACATGAGGTAACGTCTACTTATTCCATCAATCACGTTTagttttaacagtaaaaatggatgaaatctttaatagaaagggctaatttgatttttgatgTAATGTACAAATTTTCAgtaaaaaggtaaaatgtaatttgactcATATCACAAGAGCCTCTGTGATACTTTTACCATAACATTTAGTATCTAAGTTTGCCTCAAAGGATAAAATTGGTaactaaagatttttttttcccaatttagtACTTGAGTTTGCCTTCAAGATTCAACTTAATACCTAGACTAAATTACATCACGTGGCCTAATGAATGTTTGACATGTATgctttagtaaaaaaaaaaaggtacttAATTgggataaagaaaaaaaaaaggtaccaaattggaacaaaaaaaacctcaagtatcaaattaaaattttaagtaccaAAGTGAGCATCGAAGCTAAACTCATGTACCAAACTGGgacaaaaaagaaactaaaataccaaattaaatattgaagccaaaattaaatatcaaataatatattaacctAAATTATAATGGAATCCACTATATACAGCAGGAAAATTcgatatttttggatttttatttttgtttttctaatttttttactttatgaATTTGGATTAGGTTTTTGTTGAGGGGATCGACTTTCTGGCCGATCTCACATCCTCAATGGAGGTACCAGCGAAGTGGTagtgttttcttaaatttttactttatgaTTTTGGGTTACATTATTGTTGAGGGGATTAATTATTTGACCGATTTTGGACCCTCAACGGAAGTACTAATGAAGTGATAGTATTTTTATTCACTAATGTCATTGAAGAGCACGGGTTTAAACCCcgttaagataaaaaaatgttaaaaatgtttCTTAGTGGATTAAGTGTTTTTGTCAAATTCTGTACATCTATTTGAATTCTTTTTAAAGTAGAGAGACAAAATTCGAGaataaaattgagtttaaatACTCTAACAACAATATCTCCATTAAAGTTATGAGATGGGCCCAAAAAGTTTATGCCCAATTTGCGAATAGTTGCAAGTGAAACCCTAAAATAAGGATTTAACCcaagaaaaagtgaaaagaggaaaaattgaaaaggaaacgGGATATGCTACGGGCGAAGATTGGCAACACCTGGTTGTTGGCAGGACATAACTGTTCATCCACAAAAGGATCTTAGTCAACGAACCTTTGTTGACCAAACAGCCAATTCTGCGGACCACAATGCGCAACTTTAACCATGTTCCCCCCATAGCTAAGGTGTAGCCTCCGTCGTATGCCGCCTACAAGAAATTCCTCCGCCACCCTATTTATCAAATTCCAAAACCCGCGATATTCGGATTTCAAAGGCTCGCGCCAATGAGCTTTCATGGCGTCCAAATCGTCTAAGAAGAAGCCTAACAGCAAGCGGTCAAGCTCCAAGCCCGCCTCCTCCCCGATGGCATCTCCGAAGCATTTTCATCTCAAAAGattcttcattttaatttcgATTTTGTTGCCTGTTTGTGTAATTGTTGTTTTGGGAGTTTCGTCAAACACGTCGTATAAGATATCGTCGGATCATTACTCCGTTAAGATTTACGGATTTGAATTAGTCAATGAATTCCCCCACGATCCCCGTGCTTTCACTCAGGTAAATCCCTAAAGCAATGGGTAGATgaaattttaagggtttttttttccgGTGTCACTGTTTTCCTTAATTCGCTTTTGcctatatttttgaattgaaattgtttggttttttttgcttctttcaGGGCCTTGTTTATGCTGGAAATGAATCCTTGTATGAGTCAACTGGACTTTACAAGCAGGTTAGTTGTTTGCTATCTCATTGTAGGTCGAGTTGATCTATTTGCAGTTCCAAAATTAGGTTGCATTGTCTTGTGTCTTTATCAGTTCTGTTTAGGGTTGAATTTTAATGATACGTAACCATTTCTTAACCTCCTAATTTATCTTTGGTTTCAGTCAACTGTTCGCAGAGTAGCTATTCAGACGGGAAAGGTACACAGTTCCTGTCTTTTGATTTCCATTCGAGCTTGTTGGTTCTTGGTTGTCATCCATTTGTATGATAGGATCAACACATATTAGTATTATTTAGAAGTACAATTTTGTCTACACGTAACACTAAGATTTATTGAGATTTcttaatgaattaatgaaaacATAGTTAAATTTACTTGAAAGTTAGCTAGTAGGAATGCAGTATGCTACTATGGGATCAGTATATGTGCTATATTCTGTTAACTAAGGTTGGTTAAGAACTTAAAATCGCTTTTGATTTAATCCAAGTGACAAATCAGTTAATAGGTCCTTGGTTGTAAACTGAAGCAAACTATTTTTTGGAATTCTAAGTTTGTTTACTGATGGTTTTCTATACATACAGGTTGAGGTTCTTCACAAGATGCCTGATTCATTTTTTGGAGAGGGTTTAACCCTTCTCGGTGAAAGGTTAGTTAGAAGTAATTCAGCTGTTAGAATTTGGCTCCTGTGTTTCTCTAAAACAGTGAtctcctttcttctttttcttcctcttcttcctgCCATGGTTTCTCCCCTTTCTACTTCCATCAAGGCCTTTGAAATGTGCTgcttttttggattttttgaagtttaaacaGGGGAcaaagccaaaaaaatttttagcgAGGGTCGGAATAAATTTTCgagagatcaaaatataagtttatCATGTATTCGTTTACGATCTCATCATTTTTGAAATGaccaacatgaaaattttcatttataggggggcaaagtgcaattttaccatacattaatttataatttctttatttataaggagattgaaatgaaattttttcatttgggTGGGGCCTGCCTGCCACCCCTCAGATTTGCCTCTGAGTTTAAAGTACTTAGAGAGATCATTTTTCAGTCGGTGGAAATTCTATTCATATTTGGTAAATTGCTTTGTATTTATATGCTTTCAATTGATGTTTATGCTCTTCATCTACTTCGGTTTTCTGCTTTGTCATTTGGATGGCTTCTGTTAATAAGGTTCTGTATTTGTGAATTTTACATGGCATGACCTTTTGCGTGCTATTAAGACTAATGTAATAGTTCTTATGTTCTTTTGTAGGCTGTTCCAAGTAACTTGGTTGACGAAAATTGGTTTCATATATGACACAAAAAATTTGCAGAAAGTTTGTGCTTCCAGTCTCTACATTATTATACCATTTGGCTGTTTAATTTGCATTACCATTTTGTATATTCATTTATTGAGCATTCTGAGCATGCATGGTTGAGtttaatataaacttttgaTAAATTTCCATTATTCTATTTctgtacaatttcattgctgGGAAGCTAGTCAGCTCAATGCTATACTGATATTGCAGAGTTCTTAACCTATTTGATTCATGCTGTCATGAGCTTAATCTGGCTCACTGGCTTCCCCATCCACCCGCACTGACTAAAATTATCATCATGTTTATATCTCACTACAAAATCTTACTGCTTTCTTAAACATCTAATTGTCAAATCACGTTTTACTTCTTTTCAATTGAAGTGTATTCAATGCTTGTTGTATGGATTTGTGTGTGTCCATGATGGTTTTACTTTGTCATATTCACTGCAGTTAGATCGATTTACACATCAGATGGAAGATGGTTGGGGCCTAGCAACTGATGGCAAAATCTTATATGGAAGTGATGGGACTTCGACACTGTATCAGATAGATCCTCAAACATTAAAAGGTTGCCCTTGCACAAACGTTCTGATGATTATATGTTCCCCCTTCATTTAGGGGTTTCAACTTTGTTATTGCTCCCAACTTTATTCATGGTGCATTTCACTGTGTAATTGAGTGTCGTTTACTAGTACTAAATATATCCTCCGTTTTCACCATCCTTTTTCTAATTATACTCTCTTTTACAACATCTTACAGCCACAAGAAAGCAAGTCATCCAATTTAATGGCCGTGAAGTACGCTATCTGAATGAATTGGAATATATAAATGGTGAAATATGGGCAAATGTTTGGCAGGTATGCC
This genomic window contains:
- the LOC105801809 gene encoding protein REVEILLE 6 isoform X2, with product MALPGLGPLSTAETAASTVSSSEDPNKKIRKPYTISKSRESWTEPEHDKFLEALQLFDRDWKKIEAYVGSKTVIQIRSHAQKYFLKVQKSGTSEHLPPPRPKRKAAHPYPQKASKNVLGQPQVSEPLQSPAALLDTGYVLRSDPSLMLADPVTRAAASPQTNNAQTISFAQDKKGPGMANNSCSSTESTRKGTEVGDTTDQGNHGHALRVLPDFAQVYSFIGSVFDPNTKGHMQKLKKMDPIDVETVLLLMRNLSINLTSPDFEDHRRLLSSYEIDTETNNINSGACKAVDNSQSKRIT
- the LOC105801809 gene encoding protein REVEILLE 6 isoform X3, translating into MALPGLGPLSTAETAASTVSSSEDPNKKIRKPYTISKSRESWTEPEHDKFLEALQLFDRDWKKIEAYVGSKTVIQIRSHAQKYFLKVQKSGTSEHLPPPRPKRKAAHPYPQKASKNAVLGQPQVSEPLQSPAALLDTGYVLRSDPSLMLADPVTRAAASPQTNNAQTISFAQDKKGPGMANNSCSSTESTRKGTEVGDTTDQGNHGHALRVLPDFAQVYSFIGSVFDPNTKGHMQKLKKMDPIDVETVLLLMRNLSINLTSPDFEDHVAFFLRD
- the LOC105801809 gene encoding protein REVEILLE 6 isoform X1, yielding MALPGLGPLSTAETAASTVSSSEDPNKKIRKPYTISKSRESWTEPEHDKFLEALQLFDRDWKKIEAYVGSKTVIQIRSHAQKYFLKVQKSGTSEHLPPPRPKRKAAHPYPQKASKNAVLGQPQVSEPLQSPAALLDTGYVLRSDPSLMLADPVTRAAASPQTNNAQTISFAQDKKGPGMANNSCSSTESTRKGTEVGDTTDQGNHGHALRVLPDFAQVYSFIGSVFDPNTKGHMQKLKKMDPIDVETVLLLMRNLSINLTSPDFEDHRRLLSSYEIDTETNNINSGACKAVDNSQSKRIT
- the LOC105801808 gene encoding uncharacterized protein LOC105801808 translates to MKMRSENEDQCLVLRSKSEDTTRDFHKKSKRSYSREFLFSFAKLDTCKKLPTGFDSSTLRELNDQSTSVLHSYHDSDASRFQSSLSHCSRRNPEQGILGSGARVHRDIAETIIPVVQGSGFHLLNRSIEPYRPPHLCKAKYYSERESKDHYNDETFGSPDNLSQDRAEEEKIRRDSFELMRKEQEMVTQEKQKFICDDHTENLKPYIAIALEDSEGDFESKGSESRDVKEGQSENPLVCSSDLTHLLAEGEKMTAVDQKAIEHDSTKSSFGANGSGHNLMKSVPIPVTKRTSTELYGPCNPGVISCESLEEPILSEINGHCSTQRSNCSCYDEESQNILSLLRKEAGLTDLVESSKLNNTWSLDKSYVSETEIDNYQLNKFKKNLHGPISRSTSTKKDLTSRFKWDDSVKSRPIGNVESIEFSSFLVQTSASKRSSDLQDALESKNSSLCSYDELEICLPDEDSLITVDDYILPQESLFVAADENRFDLTGFESSAFVHRSHDLTSSETYFNNPYMQQSNPQLRHSQLKSTKERVSCSEYETSRRSSIIKPRDLKSYAYNLQALQHFHTNVHHTPSQYFRAAATGFDHCMGYHLPCQQMYGLPIAAFPQHTSDQMACYEHDQDATFNSSLNFNRQFYNSLQNASSRPSEIVIESEADGSSYFGWPTVESVWKTN
- the LOC105801807 gene encoding glutaminyl-peptide cyclotransferase, with the protein product MASKSSKKKPNSKRSSSKPASSPMASPKHFHLKRFFILISILLPVCVIVVLGVSSNTSYKISSDHYSVKIYGFELVNEFPHDPRAFTQGLVYAGNESLYESTGLYKQSTVRRVAIQTGKVEVLHKMPDSFFGEGLTLLGERLFQVTWLTKIGFIYDTKNLQKLDRFTHQMEDGWGLATDGKILYGSDGTSTLYQIDPQTLKATRKQVIQFNGREVRYLNELEYINGEIWANVWQTDCIARISPKDGRMLGWILLPTLRQGLIAAGYNGIDVLNGIAWDSNKNRIFVTGKLWPKLYEIKLHPVRRQIDNKDIEQLCVP